A single genomic interval of Mesoplodon densirostris isolate mMesDen1 chromosome 8, mMesDen1 primary haplotype, whole genome shotgun sequence harbors:
- the LOC132495046 gene encoding histone lysine demethylase PHF8-like isoform X2, with the protein MASRPVYCLCRLPYDVTRFMIQCDTCQDWFHGSCVGVEEEKADDIDLYHCPNCEVFHGPSIMKKRCVSSKGHDTHKGKPVKTGSPTFIGELRSRTFDSSDEVILKPTGSQLSVEFLEENSFSVPILVLKKDGLGMTLPSPSFTVRDVEHYVGSDREIDVIDVTRQADCKMKLGDFVKYYYSGKREKVLNVISLEFSDTRLSNLVETPKIVQKLSWVENLWPEECIFERPNVQKYCLMSVRDSYTDFHIDFGGSSVWYHVLKGEKIFYLIRPTNANLTLFECWSSSSNQNEMFFGDQVDKCYKCSVKQGQTLFIPAGWIHAVLTPVDCLVFGGNFLHSLNIEMQLKVYEIEKRLSTEDLFKFPNFETICWYVGKHILDVFRGLRENRRHPASYLVHGAKALNLAFRAWTRKEALPDHEDEIPETVRTVQLIKDLAREIRLVEDTFRQNFNITGTCLNDSDDDSPDLDLDGNEVRLALLTSNGSAKRVKSLSKSRRAKIAKKVDKARLVAEQVMEDEFDLDSDDELQIDERLGKEKATLIIRPKFPRKLPRAKPCSDPNRVREPGEVEFDIEEDYTADEDMVEGVEGKLGNGSGAGGTLDLLKASRQVGGPDYAALTEAPASPSTQEAIQGMLCMANPQSSSSSPATSSLQACWPGGQERSRGSSSSGLGTASSSPASQRIPGKWPIKRPSYWRTESEEEEENASLDEQDSLGACFKDAEYIYPSLESDDDDPALKSRPKKKKNSDDAPWSPKARVTPTLPKQDCPVREGTRVASIETGLAAAAAKLAPQELQKAPKKKYIKKKPLLKEVEQPRPQEPNLSVAVPAPTLATTPQLLTSSSPLPPPEPKQEALSGSLADHECTARPNAFGMAQANRSTTPMAPGVFLTQRRPSVGSQSNQAGPGKRPKKGLATAKQRLGRILKIYRNGKVLL; encoded by the exons ATGGCCTCGCGACCGGTGTATTGCCTCTGTCGGCTTCCTTACGATGTCACCCGCTTCATGATCCAGTGTGACACGTGCCAGGACTGGTTTCATGGCAGTTGTGTTGGTGTTGAAGAGGAGAAGGCTGATGACATTGACCTCTACCACTGCCCCAATTGTGAGGTCTTCCATGGGCCCTCCATCATGAAAAAACGCTGTGTATCTTCAAAAGGCCATGATACACACAAGGGGAAGCCAGTGAAGACGGGAAGCCCTACGTTCATTGGAGAGCTTCGGAGTAGGACCTTTGACAGCTCAGATGAAGTGATTCTGAAGCCCACTGGAAGTCAGCTGAGCGTGGAATTCCTGGAAGAGAATAGCTTCAGTGTGCCCATCCTGGTCTTGAAGAAGGATGGATTGGGGATGACGCTGCCCTCACCATCATTCACCGTGAGGGATGTGGAACACTACGTTGGTTCTGACAGAGAGATTGATGTGATTGATGTGACCCGCCAGGCCGACTGCAAGATGAAGCTTGGTGATTTTGTGAAGTATTATTATAGCGGGAAGAGGGAGAAAGTCCTCAATGTCATTAGTTTGGAATTCTCTGATACCAGGCTTTCTAACCTTGTGGAGACACCCAAGATTGTTCAGAAGCTCTCATGGGTGGAGAACTTGTGGCCAGAGGAGTGTATCTTTGAGAGGCCCAATGTGCAGAAGTACTGCCTCATGAGCGTGCGGGATAGCTATACCGACTTTCACATTGACTTTGGTGGCAGCTCGGTCTGGTACCATGTGCTCAAGGGTGAGAAGATCTTCTACCTGATCCGCCCAACAAATGCCAACCTGACTCTCTTTGAGTGCTGGAGCAGCTCCTCTAACCAGAATGAGATGTTCTTTGGGGACCAGGTGGACAAGTGCTACAAGTGTTCTGTGAAGCAAGGACAGACACTTTTCATTCCTGCAGGATGGATCCATGCTGTGCTGACCCCCGTGGACTGCCTTGTCTTTGGAGGGAACTTCTTACACAGCCTTAACATTGAAATGCAGCTCAAAGTCTATGAGATTGAGAAGCGGTTGAGCACAGAAGACCTCTTCAAGTTCCCCAACTTTGAGACCATCTGTTGGTATGTGGGAAAGCATATCCTGGACGTCTTTCGAGGTTTGCGAGAAAACAGGAGACACCCTGCCTCCTACCTGGTCCATGGTGCTAAAGCCCTGAACTTGGCCTTTAGAGCCTGGACAAGGAAAGAAGCTCTGCCAGACCACGAGGATGAGATCCCGGAGACAGTGAGGACCGTACAGCTCATTAAAGATCTGGCTAGGGAGATTCGGCTGGTGGAAGATACCTTCCGACAGAAC TTCAACATCACTGGCACCTGCTTGAATGACTCAGATGATGACTCGCCAGACTTGGACCTTGATGGGAATGAGGTCCGGCTGGCCCTGTTGACGTCTAATGGCAGTGCCAAGAGGGTAAAGAGCTTATCCAAGTCTCGGCGAGCCAAGATCGCAAAGAAGGTAGACAAGGCTAGGCTGGTGGCAGAACAGGTGATGGAGGATGAATTTGACTTGGATTCAGATGATGAACTGCAGATTGATGAGAGACTGGGAAAGGAGAAGGCGACTCTGATAATAAGACCAAAATTTCCCCGAAAGTTGCCCCGTGCGAAGCCTTGCTCTGACCCCAACCGAGTTCGTGAACCAGGAGAAGTTGAGTTTGACATTGAGGAGGACTATACAGCAGATGAGGACATGGTAGAAGGGGTCGAAGGCAAGCTTGGAAATGGGAGTGGAGCTGGTGGAACTCTTGATCTGCTCAAGGCCAGCAGGCAGGTGGGGGGACCTGACTATGCTGCCCTCACCGAggcccctgcctctcccagcaCTCAGGAGGCCATCCAGGGCATGCTGTGCATGGCCAACCCGCAGTCCTCATCATCCTCGCCAGCTACCTCCAGCCTGCAGGCCTGTTGGCCCGGGGGGCAGGAGCGAAGCCGTGGGAGTTCCAGCAGTGGGCTGGGCACAGCGTCTAGCAGTCCTGCTTCCCAGCGCATCCCAGGGAAGTGGCCCATCAAGCGGCCATCATACTGGAGAACCGagagcgaggaggaggaggagaacgcCAGTCTCGATGAACAGGACAGCTTGGGAGCATGCTTCAAGGATGCAGAGTATATTTACCCTTCCCTGGAGTCTGACGACGATGACCCTGCTTTGAAATCTCGacccaagaaaaagaagaattcagATGATGCTCCATGGAGTCCTAAAGCCCGTGTGACCCCAACTCTACCGAAGCAGGACTGTCCTGTGCGTGAGGGGACCCGGGTAGCTTCCATTGAGACAGGCTTGGCTGCAGCAGCTGCAAAGTTGGCCCCGCAGGAGCTACAGAAGgccccaaagaagaaatatatcaaGAAGAAGCCTTTGTTGAAGGAGGTAGAACAGCCTCGCCCTCAAGAGCCTAATCTCAGCGTGGCAGTACCAGCCCCAACTCTGGCCACTACACCCCAACTTCTCACCTCCTCCTCGCCCCTGCCTCCCCCTGAGCCTAAACAAGAGGCCCTCTCAGGAAGTCTTGCTGACCATGAGTGTACTGCTCGTCCCAATGCCTTTGGCATGGCCCAGGCAAACCGCAGCACCACACCCATGGCCCCTGGTGTCTTCTTGACCCAGCGGCGCCCTTCAGTTGGCTCCCAGAGCAATCAAGCAGGACCAGGAAAGCGTCCCAAAAAGGGCCTGGCTACGGCAAAGCAGAGACTCGGCCGTATCCTGAAAATCTACAGAAATGGCAAAGTGCTTCTGTGA
- the LOC132495046 gene encoding histone lysine demethylase PHF8-like isoform X1: MASRPVYCLCRLPYDVTRFMIQCDTCQDWFHGSCVGVEEEKADDIDLYHCPNCEVFHGPSIMKKRCVSSKGHDTHKGKPVKTGSPTFIGELRSRTFDSSDEVILKPTGSQLSVEFLEENSFSVPILVLKKDGLGMTLPSPSFTVRDVEHYVGSDREIDVIDVTRQADCKMKLGDFVKYYYSGKREKVLNVISLEFSDTRLSNLVETPKIVQKLSWVENLWPEECIFERPNVQKYCLMSVRDSYTDFHIDFGGSSVWYHVLKGEKIFYLIRPTNANLTLFECWSSSSNQNEMFFGDQVDKCYKCSVKQGQTLFIPAGWIHAVLTPVDCLVFGGNFLHSLNIEMQLKVYEIEKRLSTEDLFKFPNFETICWYVGKHILDVFRGLRENRRHPASYLVHGAKALNLAFRAWTRKEALPDHEDEIPETVRTVQLIKDLAREIRLVEDTFRQNVGKTSNIFGLQRIFPAGSIPLTRPAHSTSVSMSRLSLPSKSGSKKKGLKPKEFFKKAERKGKESSALGPAGQLSYNLMDTYSHQALKTGCSQKAKFNITGTCLNDSDDDSPDLDLDGNEVRLALLTSNGSAKRVKSLSKSRRAKIAKKVDKARLVAEQVMEDEFDLDSDDELQIDERLGKEKATLIIRPKFPRKLPRAKPCSDPNRVREPGEVEFDIEEDYTADEDMVEGVEGKQVGGPDYAALTEAPASPSTQEAIQGMLCMANPQSSSSSPATSSLQACWPGGQERSRGSSSSGLGTASSSPASQRIPGKWPIKRPSYWRTESEEEEENASLDEQDSLGACFKDAEYIYPSLESDDDDPALKSRPKKKKNSDDAPWSPKARVTPTLPKQDCPVREGTRVASIETGLAAAAAKLAPQELQKAPKKKYIKKKPLLKEVEQPRPQEPNLSVAVPAPTLATTPQLLTSSSPLPPPEPKQEALSGSLADHECTARPNAFGMAQANRSTTPMAPGVFLTQRRPSVGSQSNQAGPGKRPKKGLATAKQRLGRILKIYRNGKVLL, encoded by the exons ATGGCCTCGCGACCGGTGTATTGCCTCTGTCGGCTTCCTTACGATGTCACCCGCTTCATGATCCAGTGTGACACGTGCCAGGACTGGTTTCATGGCAGTTGTGTTGGTGTTGAAGAGGAGAAGGCTGATGACATTGACCTCTACCACTGCCCCAATTGTGAGGTCTTCCATGGGCCCTCCATCATGAAAAAACGCTGTGTATCTTCAAAAGGCCATGATACACACAAGGGGAAGCCAGTGAAGACGGGAAGCCCTACGTTCATTGGAGAGCTTCGGAGTAGGACCTTTGACAGCTCAGATGAAGTGATTCTGAAGCCCACTGGAAGTCAGCTGAGCGTGGAATTCCTGGAAGAGAATAGCTTCAGTGTGCCCATCCTGGTCTTGAAGAAGGATGGATTGGGGATGACGCTGCCCTCACCATCATTCACCGTGAGGGATGTGGAACACTACGTTGGTTCTGACAGAGAGATTGATGTGATTGATGTGACCCGCCAGGCCGACTGCAAGATGAAGCTTGGTGATTTTGTGAAGTATTATTATAGCGGGAAGAGGGAGAAAGTCCTCAATGTCATTAGTTTGGAATTCTCTGATACCAGGCTTTCTAACCTTGTGGAGACACCCAAGATTGTTCAGAAGCTCTCATGGGTGGAGAACTTGTGGCCAGAGGAGTGTATCTTTGAGAGGCCCAATGTGCAGAAGTACTGCCTCATGAGCGTGCGGGATAGCTATACCGACTTTCACATTGACTTTGGTGGCAGCTCGGTCTGGTACCATGTGCTCAAGGGTGAGAAGATCTTCTACCTGATCCGCCCAACAAATGCCAACCTGACTCTCTTTGAGTGCTGGAGCAGCTCCTCTAACCAGAATGAGATGTTCTTTGGGGACCAGGTGGACAAGTGCTACAAGTGTTCTGTGAAGCAAGGACAGACACTTTTCATTCCTGCAGGATGGATCCATGCTGTGCTGACCCCCGTGGACTGCCTTGTCTTTGGAGGGAACTTCTTACACAGCCTTAACATTGAAATGCAGCTCAAAGTCTATGAGATTGAGAAGCGGTTGAGCACAGAAGACCTCTTCAAGTTCCCCAACTTTGAGACCATCTGTTGGTATGTGGGAAAGCATATCCTGGACGTCTTTCGAGGTTTGCGAGAAAACAGGAGACACCCTGCCTCCTACCTGGTCCATGGTGCTAAAGCCCTGAACTTGGCCTTTAGAGCCTGGACAAGGAAAGAAGCTCTGCCAGACCACGAGGATGAGATCCCGGAGACAGTGAGGACCGTACAGCTCATTAAAGATCTGGCTAGGGAGATTCGGCTGGTGGAAGATACCTTCCGACAGAACGTTGGGAAGACAAGCAATATCTTTGGGCTGCAGAGGATCTTCCCAGCCGGCTCCATTCCCTTAACCAGGCCAGCCCATTCCACTTCAGTATCCATGTCCAGGCTGTCACTGCCCTCCAAAAGTGGTTCAAAGAAGAAAGGCCTGAAGCCCAAGGAATTCTTCAAGAAGGCAGAGCGAAAGGGCAAGGAGAGCTCAGCCTTGGGGCCTGCTGGCCAACTGAGCTATAATCTCATGGACACATACAGTCATCAGGCACTGAAGACAGGCTGTTCCCAGAAAGCAAAGTTCAACATCACTGGCACCTGCTTGAATGACTCAGATGATGACTCGCCAGACTTGGACCTTGATGGGAATGAGGTCCGGCTGGCCCTGTTGACGTCTAATGGCAGTGCCAAGAGGGTAAAGAGCTTATCCAAGTCTCGGCGAGCCAAGATCGCAAAGAAGGTAGACAAGGCTAGGCTGGTGGCAGAACAGGTGATGGAGGATGAATTTGACTTGGATTCAGATGATGAACTGCAGATTGATGAGAGACTGGGAAAGGAGAAGGCGACTCTGATAATAAGACCAAAATTTCCCCGAAAGTTGCCCCGTGCGAAGCCTTGCTCTGACCCCAACCGAGTTCGTGAACCAGGAGAAGTTGAGTTTGACATTGAGGAGGACTATACAGCAGATGAGGACATGGTAGAAGGGGTCGAAGGCAA GCAGGTGGGGGGACCTGACTATGCTGCCCTCACCGAggcccctgcctctcccagcaCTCAGGAGGCCATCCAGGGCATGCTGTGCATGGCCAACCCGCAGTCCTCATCATCCTCGCCAGCTACCTCCAGCCTGCAGGCCTGTTGGCCCGGGGGGCAGGAGCGAAGCCGTGGGAGTTCCAGCAGTGGGCTGGGCACAGCGTCTAGCAGTCCTGCTTCCCAGCGCATCCCAGGGAAGTGGCCCATCAAGCGGCCATCATACTGGAGAACCGagagcgaggaggaggaggagaacgcCAGTCTCGATGAACAGGACAGCTTGGGAGCATGCTTCAAGGATGCAGAGTATATTTACCCTTCCCTGGAGTCTGACGACGATGACCCTGCTTTGAAATCTCGacccaagaaaaagaagaattcagATGATGCTCCATGGAGTCCTAAAGCCCGTGTGACCCCAACTCTACCGAAGCAGGACTGTCCTGTGCGTGAGGGGACCCGGGTAGCTTCCATTGAGACAGGCTTGGCTGCAGCAGCTGCAAAGTTGGCCCCGCAGGAGCTACAGAAGgccccaaagaagaaatatatcaaGAAGAAGCCTTTGTTGAAGGAGGTAGAACAGCCTCGCCCTCAAGAGCCTAATCTCAGCGTGGCAGTACCAGCCCCAACTCTGGCCACTACACCCCAACTTCTCACCTCCTCCTCGCCCCTGCCTCCCCCTGAGCCTAAACAAGAGGCCCTCTCAGGAAGTCTTGCTGACCATGAGTGTACTGCTCGTCCCAATGCCTTTGGCATGGCCCAGGCAAACCGCAGCACCACACCCATGGCCCCTGGTGTCTTCTTGACCCAGCGGCGCCCTTCAGTTGGCTCCCAGAGCAATCAAGCAGGACCAGGAAAGCGTCCCAAAAAGGGCCTGGCTACGGCAAAGCAGAGACTCGGCCGTATCCTGAAAATCTACAGAAATGGCAAAGTGCTTCTGTGA
- the LOC132495046 gene encoding histone lysine demethylase PHF8-like isoform X3 produces MASRPVYCLCRLPYDVTRFMIQCDTCQDWFHGSCVGVEEEKADDIDLYHCPNCEVFHGPSIMKKRCVSSKGHDTHKGKPVKTGSPTFIGELRSRTFDSSDEVILKPTGSQLSVEFLEENSFSVPILVLKKDGLGMTLPSPSFTVRDVEHYVGSDREIDVIDVTRQADCKMKLGDFVKYYYSGKREKVLNVISLEFSDTRLSNLVETPKIVQKLSWVENLWPEECIFERPNVQKYCLMSVRDSYTDFHIDFGGSSVWYHVLKGEKIFYLIRPTNANLTLFECWSSSSNQNEMFFGDQVDKCYKCSVKQGQTLFIPAGWIHAVLTPVDCLVFGGNFLHSLNIEMQLKVYEIEKRLSTEDLFKFPNFETICWYVGKHILDVFRGLRENRRHPASYLVHGAKALNLAFRAWTRKEALPDHEDEIPETVRTVQLIKDLAREIRLVEDTFRQNVGKTSNIFGLQRIFPAGSIPLTRPAHSTSVSMSRLSLPSKSGSKKKGLKPKEFFKKAERKGKESSALGPAGQLSYNLMDTYSHQALKTGCSQKAKFNITGTCLNDSDDDSPDLDLDGNEVRLALLTSNGSAKRVKSLSKSRRAKIAKKVDKARLVAEQVMEDEFDLDSDDELQIDERLGKEKATLIIRPKFPRKLPRAKPCSDPNRVREPGEVEFDIEEDYTADEDMVEGVEGKLGNGSGAGGTLDLLKASRQVGGPDYAALTEAPASPSTQEAIQGMLCMANPQSSSSSPATSSLQACWPGGQERSRGSSSSGLGTASSSPASQRIPGKWPIKRPSYWRTESEEEEENASLDEQDSLGACFKDAEYIYPSLESDDDDPALKSRPKKKKNSDDAPWSPKARVTPTLPKQDCPVREGTRVASIETGLAAAAAKLAPQELQKAPKKKYIKKKPLLKEVEQPRPQEPNLSVAVPAPTLATTPQLLTSSSPLPPPEPKQEALSGSLADHECTARPNAFGMAQANRSTTPMAPGVFLTQRRPSVGSQSNQAGPGKRPKKGLATAKQRLGRILKIYRNGKVLL; encoded by the coding sequence ATGGCCTCGCGACCGGTGTATTGCCTCTGTCGGCTTCCTTACGATGTCACCCGCTTCATGATCCAGTGTGACACGTGCCAGGACTGGTTTCATGGCAGTTGTGTTGGTGTTGAAGAGGAGAAGGCTGATGACATTGACCTCTACCACTGCCCCAATTGTGAGGTCTTCCATGGGCCCTCCATCATGAAAAAACGCTGTGTATCTTCAAAAGGCCATGATACACACAAGGGGAAGCCAGTGAAGACGGGAAGCCCTACGTTCATTGGAGAGCTTCGGAGTAGGACCTTTGACAGCTCAGATGAAGTGATTCTGAAGCCCACTGGAAGTCAGCTGAGCGTGGAATTCCTGGAAGAGAATAGCTTCAGTGTGCCCATCCTGGTCTTGAAGAAGGATGGATTGGGGATGACGCTGCCCTCACCATCATTCACCGTGAGGGATGTGGAACACTACGTTGGTTCTGACAGAGAGATTGATGTGATTGATGTGACCCGCCAGGCCGACTGCAAGATGAAGCTTGGTGATTTTGTGAAGTATTATTATAGCGGGAAGAGGGAGAAAGTCCTCAATGTCATTAGTTTGGAATTCTCTGATACCAGGCTTTCTAACCTTGTGGAGACACCCAAGATTGTTCAGAAGCTCTCATGGGTGGAGAACTTGTGGCCAGAGGAGTGTATCTTTGAGAGGCCCAATGTGCAGAAGTACTGCCTCATGAGCGTGCGGGATAGCTATACCGACTTTCACATTGACTTTGGTGGCAGCTCGGTCTGGTACCATGTGCTCAAGGGTGAGAAGATCTTCTACCTGATCCGCCCAACAAATGCCAACCTGACTCTCTTTGAGTGCTGGAGCAGCTCCTCTAACCAGAATGAGATGTTCTTTGGGGACCAGGTGGACAAGTGCTACAAGTGTTCTGTGAAGCAAGGACAGACACTTTTCATTCCTGCAGGATGGATCCATGCTGTGCTGACCCCCGTGGACTGCCTTGTCTTTGGAGGGAACTTCTTACACAGCCTTAACATTGAAATGCAGCTCAAAGTCTATGAGATTGAGAAGCGGTTGAGCACAGAAGACCTCTTCAAGTTCCCCAACTTTGAGACCATCTGTTGGTATGTGGGAAAGCATATCCTGGACGTCTTTCGAGGTTTGCGAGAAAACAGGAGACACCCTGCCTCCTACCTGGTCCATGGTGCTAAAGCCCTGAACTTGGCCTTTAGAGCCTGGACAAGGAAAGAAGCTCTGCCAGACCACGAGGATGAGATCCCGGAGACAGTGAGGACCGTACAGCTCATTAAAGATCTGGCTAGGGAGATTCGGCTGGTGGAAGATACCTTCCGACAGAACGTTGGGAAGACAAGCAATATCTTTGGGCTGCAGAGGATCTTCCCAGCCGGCTCCATTCCCTTAACCAGGCCAGCCCATTCCACTTCAGTATCCATGTCCAGGCTGTCACTGCCCTCCAAAAGTGGTTCAAAGAAGAAAGGCCTGAAGCCCAAGGAATTCTTCAAGAAGGCAGAGCGAAAGGGCAAGGAGAGCTCAGCCTTGGGGCCTGCTGGCCAACTGAGCTATAATCTCATGGACACATACAGTCATCAGGCACTGAAGACAGGCTGTTCCCAGAAAGCAAAGTTCAACATCACTGGCACCTGCTTGAATGACTCAGATGATGACTCGCCAGACTTGGACCTTGATGGGAATGAGGTCCGGCTGGCCCTGTTGACGTCTAATGGCAGTGCCAAGAGGGTAAAGAGCTTATCCAAGTCTCGGCGAGCCAAGATCGCAAAGAAGGTAGACAAGGCTAGGCTGGTGGCAGAACAGGTGATGGAGGATGAATTTGACTTGGATTCAGATGATGAACTGCAGATTGATGAGAGACTGGGAAAGGAGAAGGCGACTCTGATAATAAGACCAAAATTTCCCCGAAAGTTGCCCCGTGCGAAGCCTTGCTCTGACCCCAACCGAGTTCGTGAACCAGGAGAAGTTGAGTTTGACATTGAGGAGGACTATACAGCAGATGAGGACATGGTAGAAGGGGTCGAAGGCAAGCTTGGAAATGGGAGTGGAGCTGGTGGAACTCTTGATCTGCTCAAGGCCAGCAGGCAGGTGGGGGGACCTGACTATGCTGCCCTCACCGAggcccctgcctctcccagcaCTCAGGAGGCCATCCAGGGCATGCTGTGCATGGCCAACCCGCAGTCCTCATCATCCTCGCCAGCTACCTCCAGCCTGCAGGCCTGTTGGCCCGGGGGGCAGGAGCGAAGCCGTGGGAGTTCCAGCAGTGGGCTGGGCACAGCGTCTAGCAGTCCTGCTTCCCAGCGCATCCCAGGGAAGTGGCCCATCAAGCGGCCATCATACTGGAGAACCGagagcgaggaggaggaggagaacgcCAGTCTCGATGAACAGGACAGCTTGGGAGCATGCTTCAAGGATGCAGAGTATATTTACCCTTCCCTGGAGTCTGACGACGATGACCCTGCTTTGAAATCTCGacccaagaaaaagaagaattcagATGATGCTCCATGGAGTCCTAAAGCCCGTGTGACCCCAACTCTACCGAAGCAGGACTGTCCTGTGCGTGAGGGGACCCGGGTAGCTTCCATTGAGACAGGCTTGGCTGCAGCAGCTGCAAAGTTGGCCCCGCAGGAGCTACAGAAGgccccaaagaagaaatatatcaaGAAGAAGCCTTTGTTGAAGGAGGTAGAACAGCCTCGCCCTCAAGAGCCTAATCTCAGCGTGGCAGTACCAGCCCCAACTCTGGCCACTACACCCCAACTTCTCACCTCCTCCTCGCCCCTGCCTCCCCCTGAGCCTAAACAAGAGGCCCTCTCAGGAAGTCTTGCTGACCATGAGTGTACTGCTCGTCCCAATGCCTTTGGCATGGCCCAGGCAAACCGCAGCACCACACCCATGGCCCCTGGTGTCTTCTTGACCCAGCGGCGCCCTTCAGTTGGCTCCCAGAGCAATCAAGCAGGACCAGGAAAGCGTCCCAAAAAGGGCCTGGCTACGGCAAAGCAGAGACTCGGCCGTATCCTGAAAATCTACAGAAATGGCAAAGTGCTTCTGTGA